A portion of the Pseudomonas sp. PSE14 genome contains these proteins:
- a CDS encoding HlyD family secretion protein — translation MPAQLQRRLTVFLTILVVVALALLARWYFIGRFVETTDNAYVQGEITRIASQLGARIDEVLVQDNQHVEKGQLLVKLEADDFKLALDRAKATLATREAELEQARSKLKGQSSAIAASEADVNASQATLGRAEVDLGRAQALRGPGYVSEERVTTLTADSRVARSQVAKAQADLQAQRVQRDTLGTDVQRLQAQIESARADVAQAQLNLARTEIRAPVSGLVGQRNARIGQYVQVGTQLLSLVPDDGIWIQANFKETQIGKMRPGQKARLVFDSFPDTPIDGEVQSLFAASGAQFSLLPPDNATGNFTKVVQRIPVKITFADDNPLKGLIRPGMSVDAEVELRVR, via the coding sequence ATGCCTGCCCAACTGCAACGTCGCCTGACCGTGTTCCTGACCATCCTCGTGGTGGTCGCCCTCGCCCTCCTGGCGCGCTGGTATTTCATCGGTCGCTTCGTCGAGACGACCGATAACGCCTACGTGCAGGGCGAGATCACCCGTATCGCCAGCCAGCTCGGTGCGCGCATCGACGAAGTGCTGGTGCAGGACAACCAGCATGTGGAGAAAGGCCAGTTGCTGGTCAAGCTCGAAGCCGACGACTTCAAGCTCGCCCTGGACCGCGCCAAGGCCACCCTGGCTACCCGCGAGGCAGAGCTGGAGCAGGCCCGCAGCAAGCTCAAGGGGCAGTCGAGCGCCATCGCCGCCAGCGAGGCCGACGTGAATGCCAGCCAGGCCACCCTCGGCCGCGCCGAAGTCGACCTGGGCCGCGCCCAGGCACTGCGCGGCCCCGGGTACGTTTCCGAGGAGCGCGTCACCACCCTCACCGCCGACTCCCGTGTCGCCCGCTCCCAGGTCGCCAAGGCCCAGGCCGACCTTCAGGCCCAGCGCGTCCAGCGCGACACCCTGGGCACCGATGTCCAGCGGCTACAGGCGCAGATCGAGAGCGCCCGCGCCGACGTCGCCCAGGCCCAGCTCAACCTGGCCCGCACCGAAATCCGCGCCCCGGTGAGCGGCCTGGTCGGCCAGCGCAACGCCCGCATCGGCCAGTACGTACAGGTCGGCACCCAGCTGTTGTCGCTGGTGCCGGACGATGGCATCTGGATCCAGGCCAACTTCAAGGAAACCCAGATCGGCAAGATGCGCCCGGGGCAAAAGGCGCGCCTGGTGTTCGACTCCTTCCCCGACACCCCCATCGACGGCGAAGTGCAGAGCCTGTTCGCTGCCTCCGGCGCACAGTTCAGCCTGCTGCCGCCGGACAACGCCACCGGCAACTTCACCAAGGTGGTACAGCGCATCCCGGTAAAGATCACCTTCGCCGACGACAACCCGCTCAAGGGCCTGATCCGCCCGGGCATGTCGGTCGATGCCGAGGTCGAGTTGCGTGTCCGCTGA
- a CDS encoding LysR family transcriptional regulator — protein MGLDDALIFTRVVELHSFTQAAQSLGMQKSTVSRRIVLLEERLGVRLLNRTTRKLRLTEVGQAYYDRCRQIMHDFAEAEQAVMQLQQAPSGLLRISAPIEFGQMYLGKVLGDFMRLYPQITAEVELTSRSVDPLEEGVDIVIMVGQPEDSTLIARRMLITNRCLCASPEYLALHGQPRQVEELAGHRAVLLQSDSQRYWPLSGESIPCHRVLSCNNITFAREAVLAGAGIASLPELIVDEQLANGSLVRVLPQVQLPVGELYAVYPSRRFQAMKVKAFLDFLITNLPIDAERWLEPGAARLITSRP, from the coding sequence ATGGGGCTGGATGATGCGCTGATTTTCACCCGCGTCGTGGAGCTGCACAGTTTTACCCAGGCCGCGCAGAGCCTGGGCATGCAGAAATCGACGGTGAGCCGGCGCATCGTCCTGCTGGAAGAACGCCTGGGGGTGCGGCTGCTCAATCGCACCACCCGCAAGCTGCGCCTGACCGAAGTGGGGCAGGCCTACTACGACCGCTGCCGGCAGATCATGCATGACTTCGCCGAGGCCGAGCAGGCGGTGATGCAGTTGCAGCAGGCGCCGTCGGGGTTGTTGCGCATCAGCGCGCCCATCGAGTTCGGCCAGATGTACCTGGGCAAGGTGCTGGGCGACTTCATGCGGCTCTACCCGCAGATCACTGCCGAGGTCGAGCTCACGTCGCGCAGCGTCGATCCGCTGGAAGAGGGCGTGGACATCGTCATCATGGTCGGCCAGCCCGAAGACTCCACGCTGATCGCCCGGCGCATGCTGATCACCAACCGCTGCCTGTGCGCCAGCCCGGAGTACCTGGCCTTGCACGGCCAGCCACGGCAGGTCGAGGAACTGGCCGGCCATCGCGCCGTGCTGCTGCAGTCCGATTCCCAGCGCTACTGGCCGCTGAGCGGCGAGAGCATTCCCTGCCATCGGGTGCTGTCGTGCAACAACATCACCTTCGCTCGCGAAGCGGTACTGGCCGGCGCCGGGATCGCATCGTTGCCGGAGCTGATCGTCGACGAACAGTTGGCCAACGGCAGTCTGGTGCGCGTCCTGCCGCAGGTGCAGCTGCCGGTTGGCGAGCTGTATGCCGTCTACCCGTCACGGCGATTCCAGGCCATGAAGGTGAAGGCCTTCCTCGACTTCCTGATCACTAACCTGCCGATTGATGCGGAGCGTTGGCTGGAGCCGGGGGCGGCCCGCCTGATAACATCGCGTCCATGA
- the gltX gene encoding glutamate--tRNA ligase — MTTVRTRIAPSPTGDPHVGTAYIALFNLCFARQHGGQFILRIEDTDQLRSTRESEQQIFDALRWLGIEWDEGPDVGGPHGPYRQSERGAIYKQYSDELVEKGHAFPCFCSAERLDALRADQQARKETPRYDGHCMHLSKEESAKRIAAGESHVVRMKVPTEGVCVVPDMLRGDVEIPWDRMDMQVLMKADGLPTYFLANVVDDHLMGITHVLRGEEWLPSAPKLIKLYEYFGWEQPVLCYMPLLRNPDKSKLSKRKNPTSITFYERMGLLPQALLNYLGRMGWSMPDEREKFSLAEMIEHFDLSRVSLGGPIFDIEKLSWLNGQWIRELSVEDFAKEVQKWALNPEYLMKIAPHVQGRVENFSQIAPLAGFFFSGGVQLDAKLFEHKKLDATQVRQVLQLVLWKLEALRQWEKDRITATIQAVAEHLGLKLRDVMPLMFPAITGQASSVSVLDAMEILGADLSRYRLRQALELLGGASKKEAKEWEKIRDAIGA, encoded by the coding sequence ATGACCACTGTCCGCACCCGTATCGCGCCGTCTCCCACCGGTGACCCGCACGTCGGCACCGCCTACATCGCGCTGTTCAATCTCTGCTTCGCCCGTCAGCACGGCGGCCAGTTCATCCTGCGTATCGAGGATACCGACCAGCTGCGCTCCACCCGCGAATCGGAACAGCAGATCTTCGACGCGCTGCGCTGGCTGGGCATCGAGTGGGACGAGGGCCCGGACGTCGGCGGTCCGCACGGCCCGTACCGGCAGAGCGAACGCGGCGCCATCTATAAGCAGTACAGCGACGAGCTGGTCGAGAAAGGCCATGCCTTCCCCTGCTTCTGCTCCGCCGAGCGACTCGACGCGCTGCGTGCCGATCAGCAGGCGCGCAAGGAAACCCCGCGCTACGACGGTCACTGCATGCACCTGTCCAAGGAAGAGTCGGCCAAGCGTATCGCCGCCGGCGAATCCCACGTGGTGCGCATGAAGGTGCCGACCGAGGGCGTCTGCGTGGTGCCGGACATGCTCCGTGGCGACGTGGAAATCCCGTGGGACCGCATGGACATGCAGGTGCTGATGAAGGCCGACGGCCTGCCCACCTACTTCCTGGCCAACGTGGTCGACGATCACCTGATGGGCATCACCCATGTCCTGCGTGGTGAAGAGTGGCTGCCCTCGGCGCCCAAGCTGATCAAGTTGTATGAGTACTTCGGCTGGGAACAGCCGGTGCTCTGCTACATGCCGCTGCTGCGCAACCCGGACAAGAGCAAGCTGTCCAAGCGCAAGAACCCGACCTCCATCACCTTCTACGAGCGCATGGGCCTGCTGCCCCAGGCGCTGCTGAACTACCTCGGCCGCATGGGTTGGTCCATGCCGGATGAGCGCGAGAAGTTCAGCCTGGCGGAGATGATCGAGCACTTTGACCTGTCCCGCGTGTCCCTGGGCGGCCCGATCTTCGATATCGAGAAGTTGTCCTGGCTGAACGGCCAGTGGATTCGCGAGCTGTCGGTGGAGGACTTCGCCAAGGAAGTGCAGAAGTGGGCGCTCAACCCCGAGTACCTGATGAAGATCGCCCCGCACGTGCAGGGCCGCGTGGAGAACTTCAGCCAGATCGCCCCGCTGGCCGGCTTCTTCTTCAGTGGCGGCGTGCAACTGGACGCCAAGCTGTTCGAACACAAGAAGCTCGACGCCACCCAGGTTCGCCAGGTGCTGCAACTGGTGCTGTGGAAGCTGGAAGCGCTGCGCCAGTGGGAGAAGGACAGGATCACCGCGACCATCCAGGCCGTGGCCGAGCACCTGGGTCTCAAGCTGCGTGACGTGATGCCGCTGATGTTCCCGGCCATCACCGGCCAAGCCAGCTCGGTGTCGGTGCTCGATGCCATGGAAATCCTCGGTGCCGACCTGTCGCGCTACCGTCTGCGCCAGGCCCTGGAACTGCTGGGCGGTGCGTCGAAGAAAGAAGCCAAGGAGTGGGAAAAGATTCGCGACGCCATCGGCGCCTAA
- a CDS encoding TetR/AcrR family transcriptional regulator encodes MSDKKAQTRERILSAATSALLKRGPVDPSVGEVMAAAGLTVGGFYAHFESKDALMLEAFRQLLSKRRAGLKMFDPQTSFAERRALAAQFYLSRKHRDTEDEGCPIPSSLSEVAHLPEGFREALEEHVELMVASLAERPEEIDAVLSDMALMIGGLALARALGKGDLSDRVLRAAKKAVI; translated from the coding sequence ATGAGCGACAAGAAGGCCCAGACCCGCGAGCGCATTCTTTCCGCCGCCACCAGCGCGCTGCTCAAGCGCGGTCCGGTCGACCCCAGCGTGGGCGAGGTGATGGCGGCGGCGGGGCTGACCGTGGGCGGCTTCTATGCGCACTTCGAGAGCAAGGATGCCTTGATGCTGGAGGCCTTCCGCCAACTGCTGAGCAAGCGCCGGGCTGGCCTGAAGATGTTCGATCCGCAAACCAGTTTTGCCGAGCGCCGGGCACTGGCGGCGCAGTTCTACCTGTCGCGCAAGCACCGCGACACCGAAGACGAAGGCTGTCCGATCCCCAGTTCCCTGAGCGAAGTGGCGCACCTGCCGGAAGGATTCCGCGAGGCGCTGGAAGAACACGTGGAACTGATGGTGGCGAGCCTTGCTGAGCGTCCGGAGGAAATCGACGCGGTGCTCAGCGATATGGCCCTGATGATTGGCGGACTGGCGCTGGCCCGTGCCCTGGGCAAGGGCGACCTGTCCGATCGTGTCTTGCGTGCCGCGAAGAAAGCGGTGATCTGA
- a CDS encoding alpha/beta fold hydrolase, whose amino-acid sequence MSSLSWVRGINATLGRVAPQWAAGRMRQLFMTPNELPPRDWELPLLASSERITLRFGLSALRWGEGPAVLLMHGWAGRPTQFAALIEKLVGAGYGVIALDAPGHGRSPGSEANVVLFARALLEAASELPPLRAVIGHSLGGASALLATQMGLRTETLVTIAAPSKVLTVLRGFANYVGLSPAARSSFIRQVERQAGIPAKQLDVARYELGMPGLVVHAEDDRQVRVTESLAIHEAWPGSRLLRLPSGGHHRVLADTALAEAVLELLEGVEEPLALALAS is encoded by the coding sequence ATGAGCAGTCTGAGCTGGGTTCGTGGAATCAACGCCACCCTGGGCCGCGTTGCGCCGCAATGGGCGGCGGGGCGCATGCGTCAGCTGTTCATGACGCCCAACGAGTTGCCGCCGCGTGACTGGGAGCTGCCGCTTTTGGCCAGCTCCGAGCGCATCACCCTGCGCTTCGGCCTGTCCGCGCTGCGTTGGGGCGAAGGTCCGGCGGTGTTGTTGATGCACGGCTGGGCGGGGCGCCCGACGCAGTTCGCCGCGCTGATCGAGAAGCTGGTCGGCGCCGGTTACGGAGTGATCGCCCTTGACGCCCCGGGCCACGGCCGCTCGCCAGGGAGCGAGGCGAACGTCGTGCTGTTCGCCCGCGCCCTGCTGGAAGCCGCCAGCGAGCTACCGCCGCTGCGCGCGGTGATCGGCCATTCCCTGGGCGGCGCCAGTGCATTGTTGGCGACCCAGATGGGCCTGCGCACCGAAACCCTGGTGACCATTGCCGCGCCGAGCAAGGTGCTCACCGTACTGCGTGGTTTCGCCAACTACGTCGGTCTGTCGCCGGCGGCGCGTTCGAGCTTCATCCGTCAGGTCGAGCGGCAGGCGGGCATTCCGGCGAAGCAGCTGGATGTGGCGCGCTACGAGCTGGGCATGCCTGGTCTGGTGGTGCACGCCGAGGATGACCGTCAGGTGCGGGTGACCGAGTCCTTGGCCATCCATGAGGCCTGGCCGGGTAGCCGGCTGCTGCGGCTGCCGAGCGGCGGGCACCACCGCGTGCTGGCGGACACCGCACTGGCGGAGGCGGTACTGGAGCTGCTGGAGGGCGTCGAGGAGCCGCTCGCCCTGGCCCTGGCATCCTGA
- a CDS encoding bifunctional 4-hydroxy-2-oxoglutarate aldolase/2-dehydro-3-deoxy-phosphogluconate aldolase translates to MNLSLDWVLQQARPVMPVLVIDDVALAGDLARALYDGGVRVLEVTLRTPQALDALAEIRRELPEMILGAGTLIHTEQFQEARDAGAQFAISPGCTPRLVAAADDAKLPFLPGVMTPSEVLVALEYGYRSLKLFPADGNAAIRMLKSLKEPFTGIRFCPTGGITQENLLNVLRLPNVACVGGTWIAPPSLVRARAWDQITQLAIEARELAASLEHSS, encoded by the coding sequence ATGAATCTTTCGCTGGATTGGGTGCTGCAGCAGGCGCGCCCGGTCATGCCGGTATTGGTGATCGACGATGTGGCGCTGGCCGGTGATCTGGCCCGCGCGCTGTATGACGGTGGCGTGCGGGTGCTCGAAGTGACCCTGCGCACGCCACAGGCACTGGACGCCCTCGCGGAGATTCGTCGCGAGCTGCCGGAGATGATTCTCGGCGCCGGCACGCTGATCCACACCGAGCAGTTCCAGGAGGCCCGCGATGCCGGCGCGCAGTTCGCCATCAGTCCCGGCTGCACGCCGCGTCTGGTAGCTGCCGCCGATGATGCGAAATTGCCGTTCCTGCCCGGCGTAATGACGCCTTCGGAGGTGCTGGTGGCGCTGGAGTACGGCTATCGCTCGCTGAAGCTGTTCCCCGCCGACGGCAATGCAGCGATCCGGATGCTCAAGAGCCTGAAGGAGCCCTTTACCGGCATCCGCTTCTGCCCAACCGGCGGCATCACCCAGGAAAACCTGCTCAACGTCCTGCGCCTGCCCAACGTCGCCTGCGTCGGCGGCACCTGGATCGCGCCGCCGAGCCTGGTGCGCGCCCGCGCCTGGGACCAGATCACTCAATTGGCCATCGAAGCCCGCGAGCTGGCCGCAAGCCTGGAGCATTCCTCATGA
- a CDS encoding thioesterase family protein, whose protein sequence is MSWQLPDPFVIDIEVKAEDIDGLGHANNAVYVSWLERCAWRHSQRLGLDLAEYRRLDRAMAVVRHEVDYLAAAYEGDQLQLATWIVESDQRLKMTRHFQLVRPEDAVTLLRAQTTFVCIELSTGKPKRMPAEFIEGYGRAVLSPEAVAAGA, encoded by the coding sequence ATGAGTTGGCAGTTGCCCGATCCCTTCGTCATCGACATCGAGGTCAAGGCCGAAGACATCGACGGCCTCGGCCATGCCAACAATGCCGTCTACGTCAGTTGGCTGGAGCGCTGCGCCTGGCGCCACTCCCAGCGGCTGGGGCTGGACCTGGCCGAGTACCGCCGGCTGGACCGCGCCATGGCCGTGGTGCGCCACGAGGTTGACTACCTGGCGGCCGCCTATGAAGGCGACCAGCTGCAACTGGCGACCTGGATCGTCGAGTCCGACCAGCGCCTGAAGATGACCCGTCACTTCCAGCTGGTGCGTCCGGAAGACGCCGTGACCCTGCTGCGTGCGCAGACCACCTTCGTCTGCATCGAGCTGTCCACCGGCAAGCCCAAGCGCATGCCGGCGGAGTTCATCGAGGGTTATGGCCGCGCTGTGCTCTCCCCGGAAGCCGTGGCTGCCGGCGCGTGA
- a CDS encoding tRNA-dihydrouridine synthase, translating to MQIALAPMEGLVDDILRDVLTRVGGIDWCVTEFIRINDRLLPPSAFLALAPELEHGSRTRAGVPMRVQLLGSDPQCLAENAVQACELGAPVIDLNFGCPAKTVNRSRGGAVLLKEPELMFSIIETVRRAVPKHIPVTSKMRLGYDSPDGAIDCARALADAGSAHVVVHARTKAEGYKPPAHWEWVAKVADAVKVPVFANGEVWTLEDYHRCRSISGVADIMLGRGLVSRPDLARQIAAWRDGRDVVPMPWSEVRMLLDDFWRQARRKLAPRYAPGRLKQWLGMLTRSYPEAVELFAQVRREHDCEVIDRMMQVEIEEAA from the coding sequence GTGCAGATCGCCCTGGCCCCGATGGAAGGGCTGGTAGATGACATCCTCCGCGATGTGTTGACCCGCGTCGGCGGCATCGACTGGTGCGTCACCGAATTCATCCGCATCAATGACCGACTGCTGCCGCCGTCGGCCTTCCTCGCGCTCGCCCCGGAACTGGAACACGGCAGCCGCACCCGTGCCGGCGTGCCGATGCGCGTGCAACTGCTCGGCTCCGATCCGCAATGCCTGGCGGAGAACGCTGTGCAGGCCTGCGAACTGGGCGCGCCGGTGATCGACCTGAACTTCGGCTGCCCGGCCAAGACGGTGAACCGCTCCCGTGGCGGCGCGGTGTTGCTCAAGGAACCCGAGTTGATGTTCAGCATCATCGAGACGGTGCGCCGTGCGGTTCCCAAGCACATTCCGGTGACCTCGAAGATGCGCCTGGGCTACGACAGCCCGGACGGCGCCATCGACTGCGCCCGTGCCCTGGCCGATGCCGGTTCCGCCCACGTGGTGGTGCACGCGCGGACCAAGGCGGAAGGCTACAAGCCGCCGGCGCATTGGGAGTGGGTGGCCAAGGTGGCCGATGCGGTGAAGGTGCCGGTGTTCGCCAATGGCGAAGTCTGGACCCTGGAGGATTACCACCGCTGCCGCTCCATCAGCGGCGTGGCGGACATCATGTTGGGGCGTGGGTTGGTCTCGCGGCCGGACCTTGCGCGGCAGATCGCTGCCTGGCGCGATGGTCGCGACGTGGTGCCGATGCCCTGGTCGGAAGTGCGCATGCTGCTCGACGACTTCTGGCGCCAGGCGCGGCGCAAGCTGGCGCCGCGTTATGCGCCGGGGCGCCTGAAGCAGTGGCTGGGGATGCTCACCCGTAGTTATCCTGAAGCGGTGGAGCTGTTCGCCCAGGTGCGACGCGAGCATGACTGCGAAGTGATCGACCGGATGATGCAGGTCGAAATCGAAGAAGCGGCCTGA
- a CDS encoding SDR family oxidoreductase, with protein MQPVMLITGASRGIGAATALLAAERGFAVALNYRREHEAAQTLVERITAAGGTAQSFAADVSSEADVLRLFRDVDEAFGRLDVLVNNAGILERQMRLEDMDVARLQRVFAVNVTGTFLCCREAVKRMAHKHGGQGGSIVNVSSMASRLGSPNEYIDYAAAKGAVDSLTIGLAKEVAGEGIRVNAVRPGLIKTEIHASGGEPGRVERLQSAIPLGRGGEAEEVARAILFLASDESSYSTGGFIDVSGGR; from the coding sequence ATGCAACCCGTCATGCTCATCACTGGCGCCAGTCGCGGCATCGGTGCCGCCACTGCCCTCCTCGCCGCCGAACGCGGCTTCGCCGTGGCCCTCAATTACCGCCGCGAGCACGAAGCGGCCCAGACGCTGGTGGAACGGATCACCGCTGCCGGTGGCACCGCGCAGTCCTTCGCCGCCGACGTATCGAGCGAAGCGGACGTGCTGCGCCTGTTCCGCGACGTGGACGAAGCTTTCGGCCGCCTCGATGTGCTGGTGAACAACGCCGGCATCCTGGAGCGCCAGATGCGCCTGGAAGACATGGACGTGGCACGCCTGCAGCGGGTGTTCGCGGTCAACGTCACCGGCACCTTCCTCTGCTGCCGCGAAGCGGTGAAGCGCATGGCGCACAAGCATGGCGGCCAGGGCGGGAGCATCGTCAACGTCTCGTCCATGGCCTCGCGCCTGGGCTCGCCCAACGAGTACATCGACTACGCGGCGGCCAAGGGTGCGGTGGACAGCCTGACCATTGGCCTCGCGAAGGAAGTGGCTGGCGAAGGCATCCGCGTCAACGCGGTGCGGCCGGGGCTGATCAAGACCGAAATCCACGCCAGCGGCGGTGAACCGGGGCGTGTCGAGCGCCTGCAATCGGCGATTCCCCTGGGACGAGGTGGCGAAGCGGAAGAAGTGGCGCGGGCGATCCTGTTCCTGGCCTCGGACGAGTCCAGCTACAGCACGGGCGGATTCATCGACGTCAGCGGCGGACGCTGA
- a CDS encoding Hsp20 family protein, with the protein MSNVLSLAPLFRQSIGFDRFNDLFESALRSESGSSYPPYNVEKHGDDQYRIVIAAAGLQEEDLELQVERGVLTVNGGKREKASESVTYLHQGIAQRAFKLSFRLADHIEVQGASLKNGLLSIELVRIVPEEAKPKRIAINGQRPAIEG; encoded by the coding sequence ATGAGCAACGTCCTTTCCCTCGCCCCGCTGTTCCGCCAGTCCATTGGTTTCGACCGCTTCAACGATCTGTTCGAATCCGCCCTGCGCAGTGAAAGCGGCAGTTCCTACCCGCCCTACAACGTCGAGAAGCATGGTGACGACCAGTACCGCATCGTCATCGCTGCCGCCGGCCTGCAGGAGGAAGACCTGGAGCTGCAGGTGGAGCGCGGCGTGCTGACCGTCAACGGCGGCAAGCGCGAGAAGGCTTCCGAGAGCGTCACCTACCTGCACCAGGGCATCGCCCAGCGTGCCTTCAAGCTGTCCTTCCGCCTGGCCGACCACATCGAGGTCCAGGGCGCGTCGCTGAAGAACGGCCTGCTGAGCATCGAGCTGGTGCGCATCGTTCCGGAAGAAGCCAAGCCCAAGCGGATCGCCATCAACGGCCAGCGCCCGGCCATCGAAGGCTGA
- a CDS encoding RidA family protein, translated as MSDIQRYPSTLPFPFSRAVKAGGFLFLSGQIPMTADGQVVKGDIQTQTEAVMTRIGESLEACGANYSQVVKATVWLSDMAHFAGFNEVYKRYFDQGLPVRSCVASALALGVDVEVEVQAYVGEA; from the coding sequence ATGAGCGATATCCAGCGTTATCCCAGCACCCTGCCCTTCCCTTTCTCCCGCGCGGTCAAGGCCGGCGGCTTCCTGTTCCTGTCCGGGCAGATCCCGATGACTGCGGATGGCCAGGTGGTGAAAGGCGACATCCAGACCCAGACCGAAGCGGTGATGACCCGCATCGGCGAGAGCCTGGAAGCCTGCGGCGCGAACTACTCCCAGGTGGTGAAGGCCACCGTGTGGCTATCGGACATGGCGCATTTCGCCGGCTTCAACGAGGTGTACAAGCGCTACTTCGACCAGGGCCTGCCGGTGCGTTCCTGCGTGGCCTCCGCCCTGGCGCTGGGCGTGGACGTCGAAGTGGAAGTCCAGGCCTACGTCGGCGAAGCGTGA
- a CDS encoding FAD-binding oxidoreductase, with product MNPFDIVIIGAGIAGASLAYRLSETHRVLVLEREEQPGYHSTGRSAAMFMEAYGTPQIQALTRASRAFYENPPAGFSEHPILTPRGCLYVGGPEQVELLKQAEATPGVRRISTEQALEFLPYLRADAIAGALYEPDARDLDVHALHQGYLRGLRQRDGELRCNRELLSARYEDGLWTLELSQGDIVQARQLVNAAGAWADHVAERCGVRPVGLQPCRRTAFTFPAPEGVDISRWPTVIGIDESFYFKPDAGQLLGSPANADPVQAQDVQPEELDIALGVHHIEEHTTLTIRRPNHSWAGLRSFVADGDLVIGQDEQNPAFFWLAAQGGYGIQSADGVSRLAQSLLLGQPLPESLRQEGVDPLRLSPARLR from the coding sequence GTGAATCCATTCGACATCGTCATCATCGGCGCCGGCATCGCTGGCGCATCCCTCGCCTACCGACTGAGCGAAACCCACCGGGTGCTGGTGCTGGAGCGCGAAGAACAGCCCGGCTACCACTCCACCGGACGCTCCGCCGCCATGTTCATGGAGGCTTACGGCACCCCGCAGATCCAGGCGCTGACTCGCGCCAGCCGGGCCTTCTACGAAAATCCACCGGCCGGGTTCAGCGAGCACCCGATTCTTACCCCACGCGGCTGCCTGTATGTCGGCGGTCCCGAGCAGGTCGAACTGCTCAAGCAGGCCGAAGCCACACCCGGAGTTCGGCGCATCAGCACCGAACAGGCGCTGGAATTCCTCCCGTACCTGCGCGCCGACGCCATCGCCGGGGCGCTGTACGAACCCGATGCCCGTGATCTCGACGTCCACGCGCTGCACCAGGGCTACCTGCGTGGCTTGCGCCAGCGCGATGGCGAACTGCGCTGCAACCGCGAGCTGCTGTCGGCCCGGTACGAAGACGGCCTGTGGACGCTGGAGCTCAGCCAGGGCGACATCGTACAGGCCAGGCAACTGGTAAACGCCGCCGGCGCCTGGGCCGATCACGTGGCCGAGCGTTGCGGCGTCCGCCCGGTCGGCCTGCAGCCCTGCCGCCGCACGGCCTTCACCTTCCCGGCCCCGGAGGGCGTCGACATCAGCCGCTGGCCCACGGTGATCGGTATCGACGAGAGCTTCTACTTCAAGCCCGACGCCGGCCAGCTGCTCGGCTCGCCCGCCAACGCCGACCCGGTACAGGCACAGGACGTGCAGCCCGAAGAGCTGGACATCGCCCTGGGCGTACACCACATCGAAGAGCACACCACCCTGACGATCCGCCGTCCGAACCACAGCTGGGCCGGCCTGCGCTCCTTCGTCGCCGACGGCGACCTGGTGATCGGCCAGGACGAGCAGAACCCGGCGTTCTTCTGGCTGGCCGCCCAGGGCGGTTACGGCATCCAGTCGGCCGATGGCGTGTCGCGCCTGGCCCAATCGCTGCTGCTCGGCCAGCCGCTTCCCGAATCCCTGCGTCAGGAAGGCGTGGATCCCCTGCGCCTGAGCCCGGCGCGCTTGCGTTGA
- a CDS encoding XRE family transcriptional regulator: MSETAQAQPKPQQLDRNEVGARLRAVRKQQKLTLKQLSDLSGVALSTLSKMELAQVAVSYDKLAAAARALQVDIAQLFRPLPSVGAQVGLKTFVKTRVDEAAGYDTGGYEYYPIAGDFPQRSMTPLYARIFAREVGEFDDFVRHPGQEFALVVSGRVRIQFETGESVSIGPRETAYFDSSVGHLYLNDGEADEAQVMVVMSELRPAG, from the coding sequence ATGAGCGAAACCGCCCAAGCCCAGCCCAAGCCTCAGCAGCTGGATCGGAACGAAGTCGGCGCGCGCCTGCGGGCGGTGCGCAAGCAGCAGAAACTGACCCTGAAGCAGCTCTCCGACCTGTCTGGCGTGGCGCTTTCCACGTTGTCGAAGATGGAGCTGGCGCAGGTCGCGGTGAGCTACGACAAGCTGGCGGCGGCGGCTCGCGCGCTGCAGGTGGATATCGCCCAGTTGTTCCGCCCGCTACCGTCCGTCGGCGCCCAGGTCGGGCTGAAAACCTTCGTGAAGACGCGTGTCGATGAAGCCGCCGGCTACGATACCGGCGGTTACGAGTACTACCCGATCGCTGGCGACTTCCCGCAGCGCAGCATGACCCCGCTGTATGCGCGTATCTTCGCTCGTGAGGTGGGGGAGTTCGACGACTTCGTCCGTCACCCCGGCCAGGAGTTCGCCCTGGTGGTTTCCGGGCGCGTGCGCATCCAGTTCGAAACGGGCGAGTCGGTGAGCATCGGCCCGCGCGAGACGGCCTACTTCGACAGCAGCGTCGGCCACCTCTACCTGAACGACGGCGAGGCGGACGAGGCGCAGGTGATGGTGGTGATGTCGGAGTTGCGCCCGGCCGGCTGA